The genomic window TCTGGGTCTTGCCAAAGATATTCGTTTCGAAACCCCTTTAATGTGGCTGAATAAGGCTCAAACTTGGGCACTCGCTGATTATTACGGTCACTTAGCAACAATTCGTGAGCAGACTCTAACATGCTATAACGGTATTCAAGGTGACGGCTGCAAAGATTGCGCTGCATGCCATTTGCGTAGTAAAGGTTTAACTGAGTACTTAACTAATAAACAAGCCATTTTAGCATCTTTGAAAAAACTTACTGGCCTTAACTAATATTATAAGAATTTCTTCACCGGAAAATAGATTCTCACATTTTCCGGTGAATGATTAATTAACCTCAATAAATTGATCAGACTCACCTTGCAATAACGGTTCAAGATGCTCAAGTAATTCTCCACTGATAACAACGGACTTATTTGTTGCTAACTCAACGAATACAAAAGTCACCGTTACATCCGAGATCAACGTTTTCTTACCGTTTTTCTCTCGAATAATTTGTTGATAGCATGAAGCACTTTTTGTCCCTATTCTTTCCAACCGAGAAATCACAGTCAGCTGGTCAAAAAGCACCGCACCTTGGCAATAATTAATATTAATATTTACAGCAACCATACCAAGGTTATTTTTCAATAAAAAATTCAGTAAGTTGTGATTCTCTAACCAAGCCCAGCGGGCTTCCTCATAAAACTCTAAATAGCGTGCGTTATTAACATGATTAAAAACATCAATGTGATGACCATAAACTTTGATTTGTGTTGCCATAACTACTCCGACCAGTTTCTTTTTTTATTACAAAAAGATAACAAATAATTAAAATATTTCTCAAAATAATTTATTACTCGTGATCAAAATCTCATAAAAATAGCGTAAATGAACCGCCTTTATAAAATGAGGCAACACAACCAAAATCATCTAATAAAAAACCATCACATCATGAGGAATGCCCATAACAAATAAATTATGGGCATTCCTTGTTTTAGAGAATTAATTTATCGCGATTTTTTTCTAAGAACGCAGGTCCAATTCCAGAAACTTCGAGTATATTTTCCAAGCTATTAAATGCTCCGTACTTTTCCCTATACTCCACAATTGCCTTTGCTTTTTGTATGCCAATGCCATTAAGTTTTTCGGCTAACTCTTCAATACCAGCTTGATTAATATTAACTTTATTGGAATCTAAAACTTTTTGTTGTTCCGTCTGTTTCTCTACTGATTTTTTAGAATTAACCGACATAACCTGTTTTTCAGGTTCAACTTTTTTAGCTATCACTGGTTGTGAATAGGCAAAAAGAGTAAAGATAACCAATATACAATTAAGACCTTGTTTGAATACTTTCATCCATTTCATTATTGTTTTCTCCTATCTAAATTGGAGATCCCACAATGCCTAAATCAGGATACAAAAGCTTTTTCAGGAAATTCATAATGAGAAAGGCCACCCAAAGGTGGCCTTAGATAAAACATCATTACACAATAAACTGTGAAGCGCTTCGCAAATTACTCTAAGTTAAGCACTTCAACTTTCGCATTATTACGCAGGTTCAACATGAGAGCTTCATTAATTGCAGCTTCCATCATACCTTTATATTCTTTCGTTAAAGTAGCCAGTTCTTCTTCTGTTGCTTTTCCTGGTGTGACTTTATCAAGTTGAATAAGAACAAGGTTATCCTGGGCATCACGAGCGGCTATATACGTTACCTTACCTGCTTCAGGTTTAGGCATTGCCATTGCCGCTGAAATGATAGGCGTTTGTGGCATAGCTCTAGAAACCGTTTCTGACGCCGTAAATTGAGTGCCCGCAGCAACTAATGCAGCATCTCCTTCGCCCGCTTTTAACGCAGCCAGTAATTTATCACCTTCTGCTTTTAATTCAGTATTGGCTTTTTGCTTCTTAACTAACGTCTCAATATCTGACTTAACTGTATCTAATGGTTCAATTTTCTCTGGCTCATGTTGTGTAACACGAACAACAAACGCTCGGTCACCTTCAACGTTAATAACATCAGAGTTAACACTCGTTGAACCATTTTGATCGACTAAACGTTCACTGAAAATTTCATTGATAACAGCTGGGAAATTCAATTCAGCAGGTGGGTTATTTTTATCAAACCAACCTGTCGTCATGATTTTCAGTCCTGAAACTTCTTCAACTGAAGCTAAAGACTCATTATCATTCGTTGCAGCCTCACTAACTTTTTGTTGTAAATCATAGAATTGTTTAACATTCTTTTCTTGAGTTAATGTTGCTTTTAAATCATTTTTCACTGAATCAAAAGGTTTGATATTTTCAGGTTTAATATCATCTAAACGGAAAATAACAAAATTGGTACCATACTCAACTGGTGCCGAAATTTGCCCCTTTTCAGAAAGATTAGCATTAACAATTTCAGCAGGTGTTGAGATAGCTTCCATCCAACCAATCACACCTTTATTTGATGCACTGAATTTATCAGTTGATTTTTCAGCTGCTAAGACTTCAAAGTCAGCACCCTTTTTCAACTCATCCGCGATTGCTTGAGCTTCTTTTTCTGAAGCAACTTGGATCATGCTGTAATGTTTTTGTTCCGCTTGAGTATAATTCTTCAAGTTTTGATCGTAATAAGCTTTCAGTTCTTCATCAGTAACCACTTGTTCTGGCATTGTCGCAGCATCCATAACAACATAACTTACTTGAACTTTTTCAGGTGAGACAAAGCTATTTTGATGCATATCGTAATAGGCTTTAATCTCTTCATCTGTTGCAGACTGTTTAGCCTCAACATTCGCTAAAGATAGCGTTGCAGTACGGATTTCACGCTCTTGTAAAAATAGCTCTGCATATTGCTTAACTTCAGAAGGCAAAGCAAATTCTGTTCCTGTGAATGCTTTTGCTAATTGTGTTCGCACTAAATCACCACGGATTTGAGCAGCGAAATTATCAGCATTAACATTATATTGATTCAGGATACGTTTATATTTTTCACTATCAAATTGGCCATCTGTTTGGAAAATTGGCATAGCAAAAATGGCTTGTTCAATTTGTTTATCGCTGGCAGATAGATTTAATTCATTTGCATATTGATTAATTAGCTCACTATTAATCAAGTTATCTAAAGCTTGTTGACGCAGTAATCTCATGCTCTCTTCATTACCAGCAACTTCTGAGAACTTATCACCAAGATAGTTTTGCAAAGATTGACGTTCTTGCGAGAAAGCCTGTTGTAATTGCTCCCTGCTAATCGACTGTCCATTAACTTGTGCAGCATCATTGCTTGAACCGCCAATAACGTAACCGGCAACACCTGTCAGCACGAATGACAGTATAATTATAGCCAGTAGCACTTTGATAAAAGGACTGTTCGCCTTCGTGCGTAGATTGTCCATCATAAAAAGGCTTTACTCCGCTTTGTTAAATACAATTTTCTAATAATACGCTAATCTTAACCCAGATTGAAAAAAAAGCGCACCATTTCCATGATGCGCCTCTATTTTAGCCGATTAAAAGTATTCAGTCAGTGTTAGTTTTGCAAAATAAAGCAAACTTAAAATAGACTTAATTAACCATTAACCGCGTCTTTTAAACCTTTACCTGGGCGGAAAGCTGGCACTTTAGCCGCTTCAATATTAATTTCTTTACCTGTTTGCGGGTTGCGCCCTACACGAGCTGCACGTTCACGAACGGTGAATGTACCAAATCCAACTAAAGCTACATCATCGCCTTTGCTTAGAGTATCTGTTACTGACGCAACAAATGCATCTACAACACGACCCGCTGCTGCTTTAGAAATATTCGCTTCAGAAGCGATTTGATCAATCAGTTGAGACTTATTCACTCTTATCATCCCCATATTAGTTTTGACTATGATCTTAATTAGATTAATGGTTAGTTAGCTAATTATGATGCAGCCGTTATATCAATCCTGAATGCCAATGGCAAGAAAACTGTTATATCCAATAGTTATCAGGATGTTCCTTAAATTAACGACGAAAAAAAAGACTGACAAGTCCTAAACGCACTGTCAGCCTTATATTTATATGAACTTCTTGATTCAGCTCACTGTTTTCGATTTGTTTTTTACGACTTCCGCACCAAATGGTGGGTTTTGTAAAGCCAAAGAGAGCACTTCTTCAATGGTTTTAACCGGATGAATATCTAAATCCGCAATCACATTTTCAGGAATTTCTTCCAAGTCACGTTTATTTTCAAATGGAATTAAAACTGTTTTAATGCCACCGCGATGTGCTGCTAATAATTTTTCTTTCAAACCACCAATCGGTAAAACAAGACCTCTTAGTGTAATTTCACCCGTCATTGCCACATCAGCTTTAACTGGATTGCCTGTTAAGCAAGATACCAAAGCTGTTGACATTGCAATACCCGCACTTGGTCCATCTTTTGGTGTCGCACCTTCAGGCACATGCACATGAATATCGCGTTTTTCATAGAAATCACCATTGATCCCTAATTTTTCAGCGCGAGCACGCACAACCGTTAATGCAGCCTGAATTGATTCTTGCATGACTTCACCAAGAGAACCGGTATAAGTTAATTTACCTTTACCAGGAACACAGGCTGTTTCAATGGTAAGTAAGTCACCACCAACTTCAGTCCATGCTAGGCCAGTAACTTGACCTACTCTGTTTTCCGTATCTGCTTGACCGTAATCGAATTTACGCACACCGAGGAAATCTTTTAAATTATCGGCATTAATTTCAATGTGCTTAAGCTTTTTATCCATTAATAAAGATTTAACGGCTTTACGGCACAATTTAGAAATTTCGCGCTCAAGACTACGCACACCAGCTTCACGAGTGTAATAACGAATAATGCTGATTAGTGCACTATCATCAATCGTTAATTCACCTTTTTCAACGCATTACGTTGAATTTGTTTTGATAACAAATGTTGTTTCGCAATGTTCAGTTTCTCATCTTCGGTATAACCAGAAAGACGGATAACTTCCATACGGTCTAACAAAGGTGCTGGTATATTCATCGAGTTCGATGTCGCAACAAACATGACATCAGAAAGATCATAATCAACTTCTAGATAGTGATCGTTAAATGCAACGTTTTGTTCTGGATCTAACACCTCAAGAAGCGCTGATGCAGGATCACCACGCATATCCGAAGACATTTTATCTATCTCATCCAGCAGGAACAGTGGGTTTTTAACACCAACTTTTGCCATTTTCTGAATAAGTTTACCCGGCATAGAACCAATATAAGTCCGTCTGTGACCGCGAATTTCAGCTTCATCACGAACGCCACCGAGTGCCATACGGATATATTCACGACCTGTTGCCTTAGCAATAGATTGGCCTAAAGATGTTTTACCTACACCAGGAGGCCCAACTAAGCACAGGATTGGCCCTTTAATTTTGCTAACGCGGCTCTGTACTGCAAGATATTCTAAAATACGTTCTTTTACACGTTCTAAACCATAATGGTCTGTATCAAGGACTTCTTGCGCTTTCACCAAGTCTTTTTTAACTTTGCTGCGAGCATGCCATGGTACCTGAACCATCCAATCAATATAGCTACGAACCACTGTCGCTTCAGCTGACATTGGAGACATCATTTTTAGCTTCTGCAATTCTGCTTCTGCTTTTTCATGCGCCTCTTTTGGCATTTTAGCTTCTTCGATTTTACGTTTCAGCGATTCATATTCATCTGGAGCATCATCCATTTCGCCAAGTTCTTTTTGAATCGCTTTCATTTGCTCATTCAAATAGTACTCACGCTGGCTTTTTTCCATTTGTTTTTTAACGCGATTACGTA from Providencia sneebia DSM 19967 includes these protein-coding regions:
- a CDS encoding acyl-CoA thioesterase, which codes for MATQIKVYGHHIDVFNHVNNARYLEFYEEARWAWLENHNLLNFLLKNNLGMVAVNININYCQGAVLFDQLTVISRLERIGTKSASCYQQIIREKNGKKTLISDVTVTFVFVELATNKSVVISGELLEHLEPLLQGESDQFIEVN
- a CDS encoding ComEA family DNA-binding protein: MKWMKVFKQGLNCILVIFTLFAYSQPVIAKKVEPEKQVMSVNSKKSVEKQTEQQKVLDSNKVNINQAGIEELAEKLNGIGIQKAKAIVEYREKYGAFNSLENILEVSGIGPAFLEKNRDKLIL
- the ppiD gene encoding peptidylprolyl isomerase, which produces MMDNLRTKANSPFIKVLLAIIILSFVLTGVAGYVIGGSSNDAAQVNGQSISREQLQQAFSQERQSLQNYLGDKFSEVAGNEESMRLLRQQALDNLINSELINQYANELNLSASDKQIEQAIFAMPIFQTDGQFDSEKYKRILNQYNVNADNFAAQIRGDLVRTQLAKAFTGTEFALPSEVKQYAELFLQEREIRTATLSLANVEAKQSATDEEIKAYYDMHQNSFVSPEKVQVSYVVMDAATMPEQVVTDEELKAYYDQNLKNYTQAEQKHYSMIQVASEKEAQAIADELKKGADFEVLAAEKSTDKFSASNKGVIGWMEAISTPAEIVNANLSEKGQISAPVEYGTNFVIFRLDDIKPENIKPFDSVKNDLKATLTQEKNVKQFYDLQQKVSEAATNDNESLASVEEVSGLKIMTTGWFDKNNPPAELNFPAVINEIFSERLVDQNGSTSVNSDVINVEGDRAFVVRVTQHEPEKIEPLDTVKSDIETLVKKQKANTELKAEGDKLLAALKAGEGDAALVAAGTQFTASETVSRAMPQTPIISAAMAMPKPEAGKVTYIAARDAQDNLVLIQLDKVTPGKATEEELATLTKEYKGMMEAAINEALMLNLRNNAKVEVLNLE
- the hupB gene encoding nucleoid-associated protein HU-beta, which produces MNKSQLIDQIASEANISKAAAGRVVDAFVASVTDTLSKGDDVALVGFGTFTVRERAARVGRNPQTGKEINIEAAKVPAFRPGKGLKDAVNG